In Candidatus Edwardsbacteria bacterium, the following are encoded in one genomic region:
- a CDS encoding HEAT repeat domain-containing protein, with protein MKRISILLIGLLLYLPIYAQKAPEDSLTKAIKRNMHTVQLAVEDYACRHNGVYPTKVAEFWTEFPNIKNPVDPELAVVVDDFSNNPGQVIFKKLETGYEIIGNDAQGNILKLKLFGGSKPQNNGFKKTLDKKSNTKNNSREKIIPERTKEVQAYLDSVRQKARKQLPEMIKKTEDRIKDHTLEMAENPTIADLGFTKDKRAVPVLCKIIESYDEVSAQKDAIMALRAIGERSATVTLQNALDNNNRVIRLFAASVIVSWGQYDKLKILEIFKNAAMQEDSTGWNNDIWATEEIKYGFIAKYDSVKARQEKQKSIKMCKDHFVKSLLDTIYIHFNTDITETARIVSKRGKYQIFRNQADKYLSFDRK; from the coding sequence ATGAAGAGAATATCTATATTGTTGATTGGATTGTTGCTTTATTTGCCCATTTATGCCCAAAAAGCGCCGGAAGATTCATTGACCAAAGCTATAAAACGTAATATGCACACGGTTCAGCTTGCGGTGGAGGATTACGCCTGTCGACATAATGGCGTTTACCCGACAAAGGTAGCGGAGTTTTGGACAGAGTTTCCTAACATTAAGAATCCGGTTGACCCGGAATTAGCAGTAGTCGTTGATGACTTTTCAAATAATCCCGGCCAAGTTATTTTTAAGAAACTTGAAACAGGGTATGAAATAATAGGAAATGATGCTCAAGGGAATATTTTAAAACTAAAACTTTTTGGTGGCTCAAAGCCCCAAAATAATGGGTTTAAAAAAACACTAGACAAAAAGAGCAATACTAAAAATAATAGTCGTGAAAAGATAATACCTGAGAGAACTAAAGAAGTTCAAGCTTATTTAGATTCTGTGAGGCAAAAAGCACGCAAGCAATTACCGGAAATGATTAAAAAAACTGAGGACAGAATTAAAGATCATACGTTGGAAATGGCTGAGAATCCGACTATAGCAGATTTGGGATTTACGAAAGACAAACGTGCAGTTCCTGTATTATGTAAGATAATTGAGTCTTATGATGAAGTTTCTGCTCAAAAAGACGCCATAATGGCTTTGCGTGCCATAGGCGAAAGATCAGCCACAGTGACATTACAGAATGCTTTGGATAACAATAATCGTGTTATACGATTATTCGCTGCATCGGTTATAGTGTCGTGGGGGCAATATGATAAGTTAAAAATATTAGAAATATTTAAAAATGCTGCCATGCAAGAAGACTCCACAGGGTGGAATAACGATATATGGGCAACTGAAGAAATAAAATATGGGTTTATTGCAAAATATGATAGCGTAAAAGCGAGACAGGAAAAACAAAAATCTATAAAAATGTGTAAAGATCATTTTGTTAAAAGTCTTTTGGACACCATATATATACATTTTAATACCGATATAACTGAGACAGCAAGGATCGTTTCTAAAAGGGGCAAATATCAAATATTTCGCAACCAAGCCGATAAATATTTAAGCTTCGACAGAAAATAA
- a CDS encoding glycosyltransferase family 9 protein has product MNKYLIIRLGAIGDIVLATAAVEAISQAEPDSQIDFICKARFAGLLKGHPKLANVYVFDEAGRHKGLRGLLLFINSLNDKKYSAIIDLQNNTRSRIITLCLNADKKIHWPKDTWRRRMLVWGHGKGKTYKTVTQRYLAAVEKAGIKQPEAKPKLYPVADDSVKLPQGEFIAIAPGAHWPTKRWPGYSELVTKLVNRESGIVIVGDQNDRAIADEIIKTSGANATNLCGLLVLPQLTYILSKAKLLVTNDTGAMHIAEAVGTPVLAIFGPTVKQFGFAPWRTESKVIEANLDCRPCALHGSKQCPKGHFNCMKLLSADTVMGEIDKALNT; this is encoded by the coding sequence ATGAATAAATACCTTATCATCCGTCTGGGCGCCATCGGCGACATTGTGCTGGCCACCGCCGCCGTAGAGGCCATCTCCCAAGCCGAACCTGACTCGCAGATAGACTTCATCTGCAAGGCCAGGTTTGCCGGGCTTTTAAAGGGCCACCCCAAACTGGCCAACGTCTACGTCTTTGACGAAGCCGGCCGGCACAAGGGCCTGCGGGGATTGCTGCTGTTCATCAACAGTTTGAATGATAAAAAATACAGCGCCATCATTGACCTGCAGAACAATACGCGCAGCCGGATCATCACCCTATGCCTTAATGCCGACAAAAAGATCCACTGGCCCAAGGATACCTGGCGCCGGCGGATGCTGGTCTGGGGCCACGGCAAGGGCAAAACATACAAAACTGTGACTCAGCGCTATCTGGCGGCGGTGGAGAAGGCCGGGATCAAACAACCCGAGGCCAAGCCCAAGCTGTATCCGGTGGCCGATGATTCTGTAAAACTGCCGCAGGGCGAATTTATCGCCATAGCGCCGGGCGCGCACTGGCCGACCAAACGGTGGCCGGGATACTCGGAACTGGTCACTAAACTTGTGAATCGTGAATCGGGAATTGTGATCGTAGGGGACCAGAACGACAGGGCCATTGCTGATGAGATAATAAAAACTTCGGGAGCAAATGCCACCAACCTTTGCGGCTTGCTTGTTCTTCCACAATTGACTTATATACTGTCAAAAGCAAAACTATTAGTCACCAACGACACCGGGGCCATGCACATAGCCGAGGCGGTGGGAACGCCGGTGCTGGCCATCTTCGGGCCGACTGTCAAGCAATTCGGTTTTGCGCCATGGAGGACTGAGAGCAAGGTCATTGAAGCCAATCTGGATTGTCGCCCGTGCGCATTGCACGGTTCCAAACAATGCCCCAAGGGCCATTTCAACTGCATGAAACTATTGTCAGCGGATACTGTTATGGGCGAAATTGATAAAGCCCTGAATACTTGA